In Paenibacillus dendritiformis, the DNA window AAAGTGCACTTTTGGAGTTTTTCGGAGAGTCGAGCTTTAATAATCGGGGGCTGTCTCACAGTAGTAAAAAACGACTTGTGGGACAGCCCCGTTTTTGTCTATGAATCCGAAGTCAGGCACTGCCCGGCTCCCCGCGCCGGGAACCACGAGTGGGGGCAGCAGCCTCTTCTCCCCGCGGGGATGAGCTTATCCGGCATGCTGCTGCCGGTATTGGCCAGGCGTCATCCCTTCCAGCTTCTTGAACATCCGGTTGAAGTAAGACGGCTGGTAGCCGACCGATTCCGCGATTTCGTTAATTTTCATATCGGTGGTCAGGAGCAGCTCTTTGCATTTGTTCATCTTGAGCGACGTCAAGTAATCGACATAGTTGGAGCCGGTCATCTGCTTGAAGGCCTTGCTGAGCTGGGATGCGCTTACGCCAGCCTCCGCGGCGACGGTGTCGAGGGAGAGGTCGCTCATATAATCTTGGCCGATGCGCTCCAGCATCTCCTCGACCAGCCGCTTCATGGCCGCGCTATAGCTCTTGTTCAGCGAGCCGATGTACGGCTTGATGATGCGGGCATGGAACCAGGCCAGGCAGGCGCGCGTGTCGCGCAGCCCGTTCAGCTCCTCTTGCAGCCCCGCCGCATCGAACACGGCATACGGGTTGTGCCCGGCCTGAAGCATGGCCCGGTGGATGTTGCCGACGAGCCGCATCAAGGCCTGATGGATGAGCCATTCGGCCGCTCCGCCGGCATGGAGAGCGGTGACGAACTGCTCCACCCCTTGCACGGCTTCCTCTTCCAGCCCCAGATTGAGGGCGTGGATGATGTCCTGCTCCAGCTCCAGCGGGAATTCGACGCTGCCTGCCGCCCGGGACAGGACCTGCTCCGCCTCCAGCAGCTGACTGCCGGAATCGAAGGTGCGGTGCCGCAGGGCCCGCCGCGCCTGCTCGACCGAATACGGCACGTCAAGCCAGGACGAAGTCGGCCCGCTGACGACGATCGTCGCCTCCAGACGGAGCACATCGCGCAGGGCGCGGAGACATTGATCGCAGAGCTGCCCGATCCGGCGGCGGGATTCGTCGGTCTCCGTCCCTGGTCCCGGCAGGATAAGCACGGCGCCGAAGGAGCCGTCGAGGAAGTTGATCAGGTGGACATAATCGGCCGCCAGTTCGGACAGCTCCTGCACGATGTTGATGGCCGCGTACGCCATCAGATGCTCATCCCGGCCGGATAACGGCTCCCGGCCTTCCCCGAACGCATGCGGCTGCACGACGACGGCCGCGAAGCGCTTCCCCTCGATATTCACCTTCAGCAGCTTCAGCTTCTCGCGTATCTCCCGCTCGCTCAGGTGCGAAGCCTGGCCGGTCACGAACTGGTTGATGAACGCTTCGCGCACGGAAGGGACGGATTGATCGAGGCGGCTCTGCAGCGTCTCGTTCGCGAACCGGTACTGCTTCCATTCCTTCTCGATATAGTCGAGTTCATTGTGGACCGCCGACTCCGGCGTCCGCCAGCCGCCGAGCATCGTGACGACCCGGCGAATCGGCCGGTACATCCGGCGCGAAGCGAACCAGCTCAGCGCGAGCGCGGCCAGCAGGGCGCAGCCCCACAGGACGAGCACGACATGGGTATAGGGCCGGGTAGGGGCCGTAATGACCGACAGCGGGGTTCCCGCGATATAGGTCCACGTTTCGCCCATTTTCTCGAAGGAGACGGTATTGACGAGCAGCGAGTCCCCGCCTTCGATTGCCATCTGCCATGTTCGCGGCGGAGGGAGGCGTCCCGGCTCGGCCGGGGCGGGCTCCTCCTGCAGGTGCTCAAGAATGAGCGGCAGCGCCTCCGGATGCTCCGCGGTCTTCGCGGAATGGCCGATCACATGCCCCCCGGCGTCCAACACATACGAGAGGTTGTCCGTATTGGCGAAGATGTGCAGCTTCGACGGATTGATGTAGATGACGATCGCGCCGAAGGATGCCGACCCGTTGAACGGGAGCTTGAGCACAATCGCGTGCGGCGTGCCGCCCTTGGCGAACGGGCGCACGAGATCATGCGCCCAGTAGATGCCCTTCTCCTCCTGCAGGAGCCGGCCCCAGCGCTCGGCATCCTGCGGATCCTCCAGCGTGCGAAGACCGAGCGAAGGCTGCAGCACTTTATTTTGCTTTTGGATGTACAGGTACACTTGGTCGATCAGCGGATCGGCATTTTCGATCAAGGTCAGCGTATCAAGCAACTGGAGCGTCTCCTCGAATTGGCGCCCGAAATCCATGTCGGACACGGACGGCTTGAAATGCGGCTTCACGACCATGTTCAGCGCATATTGGACAAGCTGGGAGAATTGCTCGTCAATCTGCTTGGCCGCATCCTGAAGCGCATCCTCGTTCTTCTGTTGGAACTGGTTCACCATATGCTGGTTCCCGATATATAAATAAGCCGCGCTGATGACCGTCAGCGGAAGACAGGTCAGCAGCACAGCCATCGCGATGGTCTTCCAATAAAACACGCCTTTCGAAGACACCAGGCTTATCCATTGCTGTCTCAACGGTTATCCTCCCATCATGCAGCGGATTCGGATCGCGGAAGTCCGGATGCCGTTATTTTCATCATACTGAATGACATTCGTGTTGAAAAGGCTTCCAATTAAAATGGCCGGTTGGAATAGAGGAGGAGAAGGCATCGGCGAGGACCGGAAAAAAAGTGCAACGGCAGGAAACCGCACCGATCCGAAAAGACGCTCCGTCAGGCAGGACGGGGCTTCGCGGCCTTGCCTGTCATACCGGTAAAGGGCTAAAGTCAAGCTGGAAAAAAAGTCAAATTGCACGGAATGATGACAGCGTTTACATTAGCACTACCAAGCCATGAAGCTTCGATTCGAATAGAAAGCGAGGGTGACCGATGAGCTCACAGCCAACGAATATCGCCGCCGAGCGAACAGCAGATCCTCCGCCCCGTGCCGGTGCCCGCACCGGCAAGCGTAAGCTATGGTCCGATCTGAAGCGCGACAAGTATTTATATTTGTTAGCCCTGCCGGGACTGCTGTTTTTCCTGATTTTCAAGTACATTCCGATTACGAATCTGGTCATTGCCTTCCAGGATTACTCTCCGTATTTCGGCGTCACGGGCAGTCCCTGGGTCGGGTTCGAGCACTTCAGCCGCTTTTTCGCCAATGAAGATTTCTATCTGCTGCTGCGAAATACGCTGGCGATCAGCTTCCTGAATCTTCTCTTCTTTTTTCCGGCGCCGATCATACTGTCCCTCATGCTGAACGAGGTGCGGAACTCGATTTTGAAGCGCACGGTGCAGTCGCTGATTTATATTCCGCATTTTCTGTCCTGGGTGCTCATTTACGGCTTGACCTTCCTTATGTTTTCGCAGTCGGAGGGGCTCATGAACAAGCTCCTCCTCTCGATGGGCAAGGAGACGGTCGACATTTTGTCCAACCCGAATTATTTCTGGGGCTTGCTGACCGCGCAATCGATCTGGAAGGAAGTCGGGTGGGGCACGATTATCTTCCTCGCGGCGATCGCCGGCATCGATCCGCAGCTGTATGAAGCGGCCGTCATGGACGGAGCGGGGCGGATGCGCCGCATCTGGCATATTACGCTGCCGGGCATGCGCAACGTCATTCTGATTCTGTTCATTCTTCGCCTGGGCACGATTATGGATACCGGCTTCGAGCAGATTTATCTGATGATGAATTCGGCGGTAACCCATGTCGCCGATGTGTTCGATACGTATGTGTACCGCATCGGGATCAAGCAGGGCGAATTCAGCTACAGCACAGCCATCGGGCTGTTCAAGTCGGTCGTCGGCGTCATTCTAGTCGTGACGGCGAACAAGGTGGCGAAGCGGTTCGGTCAGGACAGTCTGTACTGACTTCTTCGCATCCTCTAGCATCTCTATGAGACAAGCAGGAAAGGGGTCGAATGCCATGAGAGAGCAGTGGCGGGATCGGTTGTTCCAGGCGGCCAACGTGACGGTGCTGATTCTATTCAGTATCGCCGCCGTATTTCCCATTTACTATACGATCGTGCTGTCATTCACGGATCCGACGGAATATTACACGCGGCCGTTGATTCTGTTCCCGCAGCAATGGACGCTGGATGCCTATAAATATTTGCTGGCCAACGGGCTGTTCATGAGCTCGCTCGGAATCAGCGCCTTCCTGGCAACCGTGGGCACGGCTTGCAGCCTCATCGTGTCGGGAGGACTCGCTTATGCGCTGTCCCGCAAGCGGCTGCGCTTCCGCAAAGCCATTATGATGATGATTTTGATTACGTTCCTGTTCCAGCCGGGGCTGGTGCCGCTGTACCTGGTCGTCCGCAATCTCGGCCTGATCGACAGCGTGTGGTCGCTTATTTTGCCAAGCTTGACGAGCGCCTGGTATGTGCTGTTGATGAAGGGATTCTTCGACAGTATCCCGGACAGTCTGGAGGAAGCCGGCCGCATCGACGGCTGCAACGAGATCGGGGTGTTCTGGCGCATTATGCTTCCGCTGTCCCTTCCGGCGCTGGTCGCCTTCGGCCTGTTCTTCGCGGTTGGCTACTGGAACACGTACTTCAACGCGCTCATGTTCATCAACGACCAGAGCAAATGGCCGCTGCAGGTGCTCCTGCAGAACATGCTGGTCGATCCGACCGCGATGGGCGGCGGCACGGGGGGCGGCATGGACTTCCATGTGAATCGCCAGATGCCGACCGAGACGCTCAAAATGGCCGCGGTCGTCATTGCGACACTGCCGATTATGATGGTGTATCCATTCTTGCAGAAGCATTTCGCCAAGGGAGCGATGGTCGGCTCTGTCAAAGAATGACGAGATAAGGATGCACAAAAAAGAAGCATGTTCACGTAAAAAAGGAGGGTCCACGATGATTTACAAGCAACCACGCAAGCTGGCTTCCGCGTTGAAAACATCGATGCTCATTCTGCTCGCCTGCTCGCTGCTGTTGACGGCATGCGGCGGCGGAGGCAAGAGCGCTTCGTCCGAAGGAGACGGTCCGACGAAGATCTCGATTCAGACGCTGAACTATGCGACAGACATGGTCAACAGCAGCAGCCCGATCTGGAAAGAGCTCGAGAAGCGCACCAATACGGAACTGGACATCACTTGGCTGACGCCGACGACGATCGAGGACAAGGTCAATGTCATGCTCGCCTCCGGAGATATGCCGGATGTCGTCTTCGTCGAGACGCTCAACAACGCTCAGCTGCAAAAAATGATCAAGCAGGGGGTCTTCTGGGATTTGACGCCATTCATCAAGGATTATCCGAACCTGACGGACGGGGTCAAGGCGTCGATGTGGGACGAGACGAAGGTGGATGGCAAAAATTACGTCATTCCGCGCTATTATCCCAGCTTCGGAGGCGGCGCCTTCGCGATGCTCCGCAAAGACTGGCTCGATGCGCTGAACCTGGAGGCGCCGACGTCGCTCGACTCCCTGTTCGATGTGCTGAAGGCGTTCAAAGAGAAGGATCCGAACGGCAACGGGCAGGCGGATGAGATTCCGTATGCGGCCTCCCCGAGCTCGATGGGCTTCGTTTACAATATTTTCAACGAGACGCAGGGCAATTGGAAGCTGAAGGACGGCAAGCTCGTGCCGATAATTACGGAAGACGCCTCGCGCGACGCGCTGCTGTGGATTAAGGAAGCATATGATGCGGGCTTGTTCCCGAGAGATTTCGCCATCTTGAAATTTTCGCAAATACTGGATTCGTTCCGCAGCGGCAAGGTCGGCGGCACCGGCCTGTCCATGAACCATGTCTGGGTAACCGGCAAGATGCTGCGCGACATCGACCCGAAGGCGGATCTCTACCCGCTGCCCTATTTGGAAAATCCGAACGGCTATAAATATACGCCATCCGGGGCCTCGTACTACGGCGTATATCTGATTCCGAAGAAGGTGCCGGAAGACAAAATGAAGAAAATCCTCGAGCTGTTCGATTACGGAAATAGTCCGGAAGGGAATATTTTGACCTATTACGGCCTCAAGGACATCCATTATAAGGAAGAGAACGGGAAAATCGTGCCTACGGAGCAGGCGAAAAAGGATTTGACGGGAGACGGCAACATGTCGAGCCTCTTCCATCTGATCAGCGACGATATGGCGATCGGGGCCGTCGGCATGCCGGACGATCTGTACGAGCGCAACGTCGAGATCGTGAACGAGCGGAAGAAACATGTCGTGCCGGAACCGGAGCGCGGCCTCTACTCGGATGCGTATAATCGCTATTTTCCGGAGATCAAGAAAAAAGTTGACGATATGCGTACAAAAGTAATTATTGGCAAAGAGACGATTGAGGAGTATGATAAATTTATCGAAACAATCAAAAAAGATAAAGATTTGCTCAAAGTTATTGACGAAATGAATCAGGCTTACCAAGCCGCCCAAGCAAAATAAGCAGAGTATGCCGGAGGAACGCCGCTTTGTGCTGGCGTTTCTCTGCGTCGTCCAAAGGAGAGATGTCATATGAATCCGATTACAGCCATTGTCATTGGAGCAGGCGACCGGGGCGCGCGCGCTTATTCGCCGTATGCCCTGGATAACCCGCACGAGCTGCAGCTTGTCGGCGTTGCCGATCCGAATGCCGATCGGCGGCAAGCCTTCGCCGAGCAGTTCGGCCTCAGCGAAGCGCAGCAGTTCGAGACATGGGAAGCGATCCTGGAAGGGGGCCGGCGTGCCGATGTGGCCATCATCTGCACGATGGACCGCATGCATTATGAACCGACGCTGCGGGCGCTGGAGCTAGGCTATCATGTGCTGCTTGAGAAGCCGATGTCGCCGGAGCCGCGGGAATGCGTCGAGATGGAACTGGCGGCGAAGAAGCATAACCGGCTGCTGACGATATGCCATGTGCTGCGCTACACGTCGTTCTGGTCGGCGATGAAGCGGGAGATCGATCGCGGGGCGATCGGCGATATCGTATCCATTCAATTGAACGAGAATGTGGGCAATATGCATATGTCGCACAGCTTCGTGCGGGGCAATTGGCGCAACAGCGGCGAATCGAGCCCGATGATTTTGCAGAAATCATGCCACGACATGGATATTTTGGCGTATCTCATGAATGAGCCCTGCATGCGGGTCAGCTCTTTCGGCTCGCTGATGCATTTTCATGAAGGGAATAAGCCGGAAGGGGCGCCGGCCCGCTGCATCGAGGGCTGTCCGGCGGAGCAGACCTGCCAGTACCATGCGCCGCGTTATTATCTTGGCGAGGGCATTGACTGGGCGCGCAAGATTACGGACGACTACACGAAGGAAGGCATCCTCAAGGCGCTCTGGGAAGGCCCGTACGGGCGCTGCGTCTATCAGACGGACAATAACGTCGTCGACCACCAGGTCGTCAATCTTGAATTCGCGAGCGGAGCGACCGCGATGTTCAGCATGTGCGGCTTCACGCACGACAACACGCGCATCGTGCAGGTGATGGGCACGAAGGGCGACATCCGCGGCAATATGGAGGAGGACTCGTTCACGATCACCGACTTCGTGACGAAGGAGAAGCGCGTCGTGCAGCTCGCTCCGTCCATCACGGGCCACGGCGGCGGCGATTCGGGCATCGTGCGCTCGTTCCTGAAGGAAGTGCGCGGCTTCGGCTCCAGCTCCGGCGCGGAGAGCCTGTCCTCCGCCTCGGTATCCGTGCGCAGCCATCTGATGGCCTTCGCGGCCGAGCAGTCCCGCCTCCAGGGCGGCCGGGTCATCGACCTTCAAGCGATGTACGACGAGCTGGCGGGCGCGGTCCCGGCCGGGAAGGCGTAAGGCCGCGCAAGCGGGCAGGCGGATGCACGCCCCGAGCGCGGGGACCTGGCAGGCGCGGTCCCGGCAGGAATCGTGCAGGGCGGCCGCCGGCAGATGCGAGCGCTGCATGGACGGGCTTGCGGGCGCTATGCTGGCCGCCGCGCAAGCGAGCGTGAATTAGAATTAGTACAGCGAGAGCGAGACGAACGCTTGTGAATAGGCGATCACCCTTTGGAGATGGTACGGGGGTGATCGTTTTTTGTTTTTCCCCGCTTGAGCTACCGACACCGACCGCAATCCTGCAAAAATACATCATTTTGTGCCGATAGAGGATATATTTGTTTGAATTCCTGCAAATACGGCTAGGCCCCCTATATCTGGAGTCATGTCCACCAAAAAAGATGCGTTCTTAGAATTGCTTCCTATTTCGCGTGGTTACACGGCCCGATGATATTTTGATCGGTCCTCCAGCGTCATGACCCACTTTGAGTATTCCGATGGTGACATGCTCTTTAGGCTACCATGCATTCTGCGGTTGTTGTAGAAATCCATGTAACGATCAAGTGCTTCATAGGCCTCTTCAAATGTCATAAATTCCGTCAGGCTGAACAGATCACGTTCGAGTAAGCTATGAAATGACTCAATGTAGGCATTCATATTCGGACTGCGTGGCGGGATGCGTTCATGGACGATCTCCAGACTCTCGCACGTATCACCAAACAACTTGCTGACAAACTGAGGCCCGTTGTCGGTGCGGACGGTGGGCAACTCATCGCCGGGATTCAGGCGTTCTTGTAGCGCCCGGCATAGTGTCTGTACGACGTGCTTGGCCTCACACACGGAACCCCGGTATTGTCCGACGACGACGCGGTCAAATACATCGATGATACTGAGCACGAAAAAGAAACGCTGGCGCCCAATCACGTACCCATATTTAATATCAATTTGCCATAGCTGGTTCACCCCGGTTACCGTCCGGTTTCTCGGTACTCTTCGAGGATGTTTGCTTGTTTTCTTCCGTTGTTTCTGAAGAATTCCTAACTCTTTGCAAATGCGGTACGCCTTTTTCTTGTTTAGAATCAATCCACGTTGTCTGCGGAGGCACAGCGCCAAATTCTTATACCCATAAATGTGCTCTTCTCCTTCCAGGAGTTCGAGCATCCATTCTTTAATCTGTTCATCTGAAACTTTCCGGCCCGTATTCGTAGAGGAAAATCCAGGCACAGGACGCCCTTTTAGAGCGCATGAAGCCTGTTCTTCGGTACTGGATGCCTCTCGTTTCTTCCGGCCATAGTACGTCGATTCGCGAACTTTCAGGATACGCAGAACTTTAGCTGCTGCATGCCCCCGCTTAATAAACGGTTCTGCTATTTCAAGTCTTTCAGATAAGCGGGGTTCTTCTTTTTTACGACTTCTCGTAGGATCTCGATCTCAAGCTCTTTTTCACCCAGGAGCTTTTTTGCCTGCTCGAACTTTGCCTCTACCTCTTGAAGTCGACGGAGTTCTTGCAGATGCTCGTCTGCTGCGGGTATCTCCTCTTGGCTAATTTCGTCACGGTGGTCTCTAACCCAAACACGTACCGTCTCCGGATGGACACCGTACATTCGGGCAAGTGTTCCCACCTTAATGCCGGCCATTGCTTCCTTTACAATTTGCAGGCGTTTTTCCTTGCTAAAGTGCTTTCCCATACTAGTTGTCCCCCTCTGATAACAGCTTATAATATTGGAGCCGGAAGCTCCAGTTTAATTAGGGGGCCTAGGAGAATATGCATCTTTTTGCTCAAGTTATCTCTAATTCAGCCTATAATAGATGAAATTCCTGTAATTTTGCAGGATTCCCTTTTTTGCATTTTGGCGTCGATCAAAATACTGCATTTATGCATCTTTTGGGAGCTGCGGCATAGAAAAAGTGTGTTCCCTTCTGCGAGGAGCGGCCCGCAACGGGAGCGAATACAACATATTATCGAAGCGGTCTTCCCGTTCGCCGCGGCTCAATGAATCGATTGCCGGGGCAGAATCGTATAGGAAGAGTAGATATGATGTTACGGAGGGTGCTTTTGATGATGAGACAGAGTATAGATGTGTTCAAATTAAGCAAGGAAATATCTTATGCGCTGAGGCATGCGCCATGGGAGTACGAATTAGAATTGGATGAGGAAGGCTGGGTAAGCCTGGATCAGTTGCTGGCGGCGCTTCGCCTCGACCAACGATGGGAAGCCGTCGCTGAGCAGGATATCCGCAATATGATGCAGGGCGCGGACAAGCAGCGGTTTGAGGTCGCGGACGGGAAAATCAGAGCCTTATACGGGCATTCCGTGCCCCGCAAAATCGTCAAGCAGGCGGAGACTCCTCCTCCCGTCGTGTATCATGGAACGGCGAGGCGCTTTGCGGCGCAAATCTTGAAGGAGGGACTGCGGCCGATGGGAAGGCAATATGTTCATTTATCCGCCGACAAAGAGACGGCCATGCTGGTCGGGAGACGAAGAGACGCTGCCCCGGTGTTGTTGAAGGTGGATGCCGGGATGGCCCGGAACGAAGGGGTTATGTTTTATCCCGGCAATCACACGATATGGCTGGCGGACTTTATTCCGCCCAAGTATATCTCCATAGAATGAGGCGAAGGATGGGATGAGCAGGATGCGGATGGGTGAACGTCGTTCTCTCTGGGGAGACGGATTGCGGCACTGTCCACATATAAGTGGACACAAGGCGAATATTGCTAATGAACAGAGATGCGCCTATATATCGTGTATCAATACAATCCATGCCATAGTCCCATCTATCAGGTTTGAACGGTTGGGAAGCATCTTTCTTTTCCGCAGAAAATTGTCCACTGTGTGAAAGACAATTCTTTGTATTTTCGGCACAAAAAGAGGACGTGCGGCGGGGCTGCAGCAACGTTGACGAGATAAGCTGCTGAATACGGAATCAGCGAGTATGGAGGAGTAAAATGCTGACTTTACAGGCGGTAAGGGGAGAGCGGCAATAAGCGAGAGAAAATAAGAATAGCACCGCATTGCTCGCCTTGATGGACGCCATGTCTTTTCAAGGTTTTTTTGCGGGAAGCCTATATAGAAAGGGGGGGTAAGGCGGTTGCGGCATGAATGGGCCGATCTGATTCATATATTCTTTACAGTCCTCTAACACCAAGGTTATACAGACAAGCTACGATTTGTAATGATAACCCATATTGGGAAGGGAGCGACAAAATGATAAATCGGATGTGGACCAAGTCAATCCGTGTCATTGTGGCGGCCGTATTGCTGTTGTCTTCAATCGTCCCTGCGGGCTGGACCGCGGGTTCGGCCGCTGCGGCGGAGGCGGTGCTCACCGTCGCCGATGCGATCGCGAAGAATAATGACGGCAAGTCCTACACGGTGGAAGGGTATGTTGTCGGCTTTGCTATCAGCAGCACCGCATTTACGAGGGACAGCGGGAAATTCAACTCCGATACGAATCTGGTCATCGCAGACCGCGCCGAGGAGACGGCAGAGGACAGGACGCTGTACGTCCAGATCGCGTCTTCGTTCAGACAAGAGTTCGGATTGCAATCGAATCCGGGACTGATCGGCTCCCGGATTCGGGTCGCCGGAACGCTGGAAGAGTATTTCAAGCCTCATCGCGGCGTCAAATCAACCACCTCCATGGAGAAGGTCAGCGTCACCCCTCCGGACCAAGCGGCTTCCGTAACCGCCGCTCCGCCTTCCGGAGCGGTGCAAGCGGGGACGCGGGTGAGTCTCTCGTCGCCCACGGTGACTGCCTCGGTCTACTACAATCTGAACGGCAGCTCGGACAAGTCCGAGTTCATTCCGTATACGGAGCCGATCGAGATTGCGGGACCGACTATCATCAGGGCCTATGCGAAGCAGGATGAGCTGAAGGACAGCGATATATCCGAATTCGCCTATTCGGTTGTAACGGCCTCCAGCATTGGAGCGGCCAGAGGGCTGAATGCAGGCGAATCCGCATTGGTGCAAGGCATCGTGACCTATAGGGAAGACACGGGCAGCGGCTTCTCCAATCTGTATATTCAGGACGATACGGCGGGCATTGTCGTCCGCGGCCAAAATATAACGGCACAGCAAGGGGATAAGATCGAGGTGCAGGGCAAGCTGGAGCTGTACAACGGTCTGCTGCAATTGAACAAGGAGCCGGGCGGCAGCCTCCGGATCGTGGAGCCGGGCCTGCCTCTGCCGGCGGCGAAGCCGATCGCTTCGGCTGATTTTGCCCAGGATGCCGGGAAGAAATACGAAGGCCAGTTGGTGGAGGTCGCCGGGGCAACGATAGACCGCAGCAGCGGATCTACCTACTATGCCGCTGACAAGCTTGGCGCAGGCATTGTCATTTACGCCAAAAATGTTCCCGCAGCGTTCGCGGTCAACCGCACCTACGAGAGGATTGCCGGCGTCTTGTCCTATCATAGCTCGTACGGGCACCAGCTGATTCCGCGAGCGTACGCGGATGTGGTGGAGACCGAGCTGTCCGTAACGGCAAGCATCCCATCCGGGAATGTCCCCAAGGGAAGCGAGATTGCGCTCGGCACGCCGGCTTCCGGCGGTATCATCTATTATACGCTGGACGGCACGGAGCCGACGCAGGCGAGCTATCGCTACGCAGCGCCGATCGCGATCCAGGAGGATACGACGATTAAGGCCATTGTCGTGAAGGACGGCACGGCCAGCGGGGTGTATGCGTTCACGTACAAGGTGCTGAAGGATACCGGCCATCTCCTGATCCACGATATTCAAGGGGAAGGCCATCGCTCTCCCTACACGGATCAAGCCGTGACCGGCGTGGAGGGCATCGTGACATTCAAGCGGGATAAGAGCAATTTCTATATCCAGGAGAGCGCTCCGGACCGGTACAGCAAGGATGGCCGCGCATCGGACGCCATTCTCGTCTATCACAAGGACAGCCCGGTGAAGGTCGGGGATAAAGTGAAGGTATCCGGCATCGTCAAGGAATATAAGGAAAAGACGTATTCCAGCAACCCGGTCGATCTGACGACGACGGAAATCGCGGCGACGAGCGTGGATATAATTTCGCATGATCAGGATCTGCCTCCTCCCGTGGTGCTGGGGAAGGATCGGATGATTCCGCCGGCGATCATTACGGACGGTTATCAATTGACGGATGCGTATTACGATCCGGAGCGCAAC includes these proteins:
- a CDS encoding RNA 2'-phosphotransferase; protein product: MMRQSIDVFKLSKEISYALRHAPWEYELELDEEGWVSLDQLLAALRLDQRWEAVAEQDIRNMMQGADKQRFEVADGKIRALYGHSVPRKIVKQAETPPPVVYHGTARRFAAQILKEGLRPMGRQYVHLSADKETAMLVGRRRDAAPVLLKVDAGMARNEGVMFYPGNHTIWLADFIPPKYISIE